Proteins from a genomic interval of Luteolibacter sp. Y139:
- a CDS encoding sugar phosphate isomerase/epimerase family protein: MKRRTFLRSAAVSSLALTPASQVLAALAPDNKYRKNIGIQLYTLRDALGKDAAGTLKAVAEAGYQQVEPFGFPNCQPLLDGAKAAGLAMNSAHFEWGSVISPKDAAMSDFQKIIEKAKEVGLSHLVIPYLADGERRTLDDYKKIAANANKAAELTKAAGIQLSYHNHAFEFEPKEGGKRGYDIFMEEFGKDMKFEVDVFWIKVANHDPSELITKLSGRVSQLHLKDLKAGLKLPEYGKIPDDSFKELGNGIIPMEPIIAAAEKAGVVHCHVEQDQSPDAMASIKQSIAYLGKL, from the coding sequence ATGAAACGCCGCACCTTCTTGCGTTCCGCTGCCGTCTCGTCGCTCGCCCTGACCCCTGCCAGCCAAGTGCTGGCGGCGCTCGCTCCGGACAACAAGTACCGCAAGAACATCGGCATCCAGCTCTACACGCTGCGGGATGCGCTCGGGAAGGACGCGGCCGGGACGCTGAAGGCGGTGGCGGAGGCGGGCTACCAGCAGGTGGAGCCGTTCGGGTTCCCGAATTGCCAGCCGCTGCTGGATGGGGCGAAAGCGGCGGGGTTGGCGATGAATTCGGCGCACTTCGAGTGGGGCAGCGTGATCAGCCCGAAGGACGCCGCGATGAGCGATTTCCAGAAGATCATCGAGAAGGCCAAGGAAGTGGGGCTGAGCCACCTGGTCATCCCGTACCTCGCGGACGGCGAGCGGCGGACGCTGGATGACTACAAGAAGATCGCGGCCAATGCGAACAAGGCGGCCGAGCTGACCAAGGCGGCGGGGATCCAGCTCTCGTATCACAACCATGCGTTCGAATTCGAGCCGAAGGAGGGTGGGAAGCGCGGTTATGACATCTTCATGGAGGAGTTCGGCAAGGACATGAAGTTCGAGGTGGATGTGTTCTGGATCAAGGTGGCGAACCACGATCCGTCGGAGCTGATCACCAAGCTTTCGGGGCGGGTTTCGCAGCTTCACCTGAAGGACCTGAAGGCCGGGCTGAAGCTGCCGGAGTATGGGAAGATCCCGGATGATTCCTTCAAGGAGCTGGGGAACGGGATCATTCCGATGGAGCCGATCATCGCGGCGGCGGAGAAGGCGGGCGTGGTGCACTGCCACGTGGAGCAGGACCAGTCGCCGGACGCGATGGCGAGCATCAAGCAGAGCATCGCTTATCTCGGGAAGCTCTGA
- a CDS encoding alpha/beta hydrolase, which translates to MRRLVIILTAISLTGCLTRRAADVLTVPRRVVETGHWEKETATRPEHFEVEAADGVVISALELPANPGVRKVGTAYLFHGFGNTKEQMLPVAKRLTAVGFRCVAWDSRGHGKSGGERASYGMREVDDALRVIKAARKRDRWSRGKDVFWGYSMGAAVALQTLPEDSRAEAAVLLAPFADLSQIMRHHAGQIYSGAMVPFLPWVRSNVRSAAGFDPRRIKPIESVRRTDARLLFIHGARDGVIPPDQSARLLAECEEGQGKRLVLPNLGHGDVMWNLPEPAYEAAVDFLVEKR; encoded by the coding sequence ATGCGACGGCTTGTCATTATCCTGACTGCCATTTCTTTGACAGGCTGCCTGACCCGGCGGGCTGCGGACGTTCTCACCGTGCCGCGGCGGGTGGTGGAGACGGGGCATTGGGAGAAGGAGACGGCGACGAGGCCGGAGCACTTCGAGGTGGAAGCGGCGGATGGGGTGGTGATCTCGGCGCTGGAGTTGCCTGCGAATCCGGGAGTGCGGAAGGTGGGCACGGCTTATCTGTTCCATGGATTCGGGAACACGAAGGAGCAGATGTTGCCGGTGGCGAAGCGTCTAACAGCGGTGGGGTTTCGTTGCGTCGCCTGGGACTCGCGGGGGCATGGGAAGAGCGGTGGGGAGCGGGCGAGCTATGGGATGCGTGAGGTGGATGATGCGTTGCGGGTGATCAAGGCGGCGCGGAAGAGGGATCGCTGGTCGCGTGGGAAGGATGTGTTCTGGGGGTATTCGATGGGGGCGGCGGTGGCGTTGCAGACGTTGCCGGAGGATTCGCGGGCGGAGGCAGCGGTGCTGTTGGCGCCGTTTGCCGATCTGAGTCAGATCATGCGGCATCATGCGGGGCAGATTTACAGTGGGGCGATGGTGCCGTTCCTGCCGTGGGTAAGGTCGAATGTGCGGAGTGCGGCGGGATTTGATCCGCGGAGGATCAAGCCGATCGAGAGTGTGCGTCGGACGGATGCGCGGTTGCTTTTCATCCATGGGGCGCGGGACGGGGTGATCCCGCCGGATCAGTCGGCACGGCTGCTGGCGGAGTGTGAGGAGGGGCAGGGGAAGCGGCTGGTGCTGCCGAATCTGGGGCACGGGGATGTGATGTGGAATCTGCCGGAGCCAGCCTACGAGGCGGCGGTGGATTTCCTGGTGGAGAAGCGCTGA
- a CDS encoding Lrp/AsnC family transcriptional regulator, which yields MSIDPLLQLLRRQARYSHKELAELLSLSESEVAARLAEWERNGTILGYQAVINPDVAGDDDVSAFIEVKVTPERGGGFDRLAMRIARFEQVVSCYLASGGYDLMVVVEGSDLREVARFVSEKLSSLDGVISTATHFRLKTYKENGFIFEETQGPERLAVSP from the coding sequence ATGTCGATCGACCCGCTCCTGCAACTTCTCCGCCGCCAAGCCCGCTACAGCCACAAGGAGCTCGCCGAGCTCTTGTCGCTCAGCGAGTCAGAGGTGGCGGCGCGTCTGGCCGAGTGGGAGCGGAACGGCACGATTCTGGGCTACCAGGCGGTCATCAATCCGGACGTGGCCGGGGATGACGATGTGTCGGCCTTCATCGAGGTGAAGGTGACGCCGGAGCGCGGCGGCGGCTTTGACCGGCTGGCGATGCGCATCGCGCGCTTCGAGCAGGTGGTGAGCTGCTACCTGGCCAGCGGTGGTTATGACCTGATGGTGGTGGTGGAAGGCAGCGACCTGCGGGAGGTGGCGCGGTTTGTTTCCGAGAAGCTGAGTTCGCTGGATGGGGTGATTTCCACGGCGACGCATTTCCGGCTGAAGACTTACAAGGAGAACGGCTTTATCTTTGAGGAAACGCAGGGGCCGGAGCGGTTGGCGGTTTCGCCGTGA
- a CDS encoding LysM peptidoglycan-binding domain-containing protein, with amino-acid sequence MRALPFLAALLCTAPMANAKSELELLQGRCAEMERQIHALETENSQLKSQAALSTKTVIETAKPAAKAEAPAAPATKEATKETAAEPATKAAASTATKAAASTATFATVRAGDTLNKVAKRNGTTAETLVKLNKIKNPSGLQIGQKLRLPAKAQAEAPAAVASKAKTSDKKAASPAPGAPAPAPIPQGGTHIVKAGETFYSIAHNYGLSDKALQAANPQIKADKLRAGQTLQLGGKAKTESAPATAKSKPVSEKASAPAASPAPKTAAAAPSPSATPSAPASEEETASQMVSNTPKLRLVTINDPIDFGAFAAAHGTNTAKLNALNGHNLNPSTVLAKGSEFYVPAQP; translated from the coding sequence ATGAGAGCACTTCCGTTCCTCGCCGCCCTTCTCTGCACCGCCCCGATGGCTAACGCCAAATCCGAGCTGGAGCTTCTCCAAGGTCGCTGCGCGGAAATGGAACGGCAGATCCACGCGCTCGAAACCGAGAATAGCCAGCTCAAGTCGCAGGCCGCCCTCTCGACCAAGACCGTGATCGAAACGGCCAAGCCCGCTGCTAAAGCTGAAGCGCCCGCCGCTCCTGCGACCAAGGAGGCCACGAAGGAAACCGCCGCCGAGCCCGCCACCAAGGCCGCCGCTTCCACCGCCACCAAGGCCGCCGCTTCCACCGCCACCTTCGCCACCGTCCGCGCTGGCGATACCCTCAACAAGGTCGCCAAGCGCAACGGCACCACCGCCGAAACGCTGGTGAAGCTGAACAAGATCAAGAATCCTTCCGGCCTCCAGATCGGCCAAAAGCTGCGCCTGCCTGCCAAGGCCCAGGCCGAGGCTCCCGCCGCCGTGGCTAGCAAAGCCAAGACCAGCGACAAAAAGGCCGCTTCCCCTGCCCCTGGCGCTCCTGCTCCAGCCCCCATTCCTCAAGGTGGCACCCACATCGTCAAGGCAGGCGAAACCTTCTACAGCATCGCTCACAACTACGGCCTGAGCGACAAGGCTCTCCAAGCAGCCAACCCTCAGATCAAAGCCGATAAGCTGCGCGCCGGCCAGACGCTTCAACTCGGCGGCAAAGCCAAGACCGAGTCCGCTCCTGCCACCGCCAAGTCGAAGCCCGTCAGCGAGAAGGCTTCAGCTCCAGCCGCCTCACCCGCTCCGAAGACGGCCGCCGCCGCCCCTTCCCCGTCCGCCACTCCGTCCGCTCCTGCATCCGAGGAAGAAACGGCCAGCCAGATGGTGAGCAACACTCCCAAGCTTCGCCTGGTCACCATCAATGACCCCATCGATTTCGGTGCTTTTGCCGCAGCACACGGCACGAACACCGCGAAACTGAATGCCCTGAACGGCCATAACCTGAATCCCAGTACAGTCCTTGCAAAGGGGTCAGAGTTCTACGTTCCCGCCCAGCCTTGA
- a CDS encoding metallophosphoesterase family protein — protein MRIRILSDLHREFGPTDLPRLDADLIILAGDIATKQNALPWIREFCGDTPTVYICGNHEFYGDKLPRVTERLREETQGTNIHVLENQAISLDGWHIFGSTLWTDMALIDQWQVGCGVAGAAMNDYKRIRNSARNYKRLTPIDTRNLHLQSVTAMRGFFETHDSGRSIIVTHHAPSLLSLPPRRRVEPISCAYASHLDEFILEHQPPLWIHGHIHHSNDYLIGKTRIVANPQAYPDEPNKNFNPELIIDLDP, from the coding sequence ATGCGCATCCGAATCCTCAGCGACCTCCATCGTGAGTTTGGCCCCACCGACCTGCCCCGGTTGGACGCCGATCTCATCATTCTCGCCGGGGACATCGCAACGAAGCAGAATGCCCTGCCTTGGATCAGGGAATTCTGCGGAGACACCCCCACCGTCTACATTTGTGGAAACCACGAGTTCTACGGGGACAAGCTTCCCCGTGTCACCGAGCGACTGCGGGAGGAGACGCAGGGGACAAACATCCACGTCTTGGAGAACCAGGCGATCTCGCTCGATGGCTGGCACATCTTCGGATCCACGCTGTGGACCGACATGGCCCTCATCGACCAATGGCAGGTCGGCTGCGGCGTCGCCGGAGCCGCCATGAACGACTACAAGCGAATCCGGAACTCAGCCCGAAACTACAAACGGCTTACCCCCATCGACACCAGAAACCTCCACCTCCAGAGCGTGACCGCGATGAGGGGCTTCTTCGAGACTCACGATTCGGGCAGATCAATCATCGTAACCCACCATGCGCCATCACTCCTTTCTCTCCCTCCGAGACGGCGTGTGGAACCGATCAGCTGCGCCTACGCCTCCCATCTGGACGAATTCATTCTGGAGCATCAGCCGCCCCTCTGGATCCATGGACACATCCATCACAGCAACGACTACCTGATTGGAAAAACCCGGATCGTGGCCAATCCTCAAGCCTACCCGGACGAACCCAACAAGAACTTCAATCCGGAGCTGATCATCGACCTCGATCCGTAG